One genomic window of Bacillus mycoides includes the following:
- the thrB gene encoding homoserine kinase, which produces MIPLRVRVPASTANVGPGFDSVGIALSLYLEVSVKGEADKWQVIHSFDDSIPKDDKNLIVSTACKVCPSLSPHIIEVTSNIPLTRGLGSSASAIVAGIELANQLGNLHLTTDQKVQIATNFEGHPDNVAASILGGTVIGALDGKNVSVVRIESKELGVISLIPNEELNTDESRSVLPEMFPFHEAVKASAISNVLVAAFCQKKWEVVGEMMERDHFHEPYRLELVPLLPSIRKCAKEFGAYGTALSGAGPSIFILTPYEKRQEIAEQLAKVFTAMKVCELEIDHKGITVNKEEHIGL; this is translated from the coding sequence GTGATACCACTAAGAGTTCGTGTTCCTGCTAGTACAGCGAATGTTGGACCAGGATTTGATTCTGTTGGAATAGCTTTGTCATTATATTTAGAAGTAAGTGTAAAGGGAGAAGCTGATAAGTGGCAAGTGATACATTCTTTTGACGATTCAATTCCAAAAGACGATAAAAATTTAATTGTTAGCACGGCATGTAAAGTATGTCCTTCTTTATCACCCCATATAATAGAAGTTACTAGTAATATTCCGCTGACAAGAGGGCTAGGAAGTAGCGCATCAGCGATTGTAGCAGGAATAGAGCTTGCGAATCAACTTGGAAATTTACACTTAACAACTGATCAAAAAGTTCAAATTGCTACAAATTTTGAAGGGCATCCAGATAATGTTGCTGCTTCTATATTAGGTGGAACTGTAATCGGAGCACTTGATGGAAAGAATGTTTCGGTTGTAAGAATTGAAAGTAAGGAATTAGGCGTAATTTCTCTTATTCCAAATGAAGAGCTAAATACAGATGAAAGCCGATCTGTATTACCAGAAATGTTTCCGTTTCATGAAGCAGTTAAAGCTAGTGCGATAAGCAACGTATTAGTAGCTGCGTTTTGTCAAAAGAAGTGGGAAGTTGTAGGTGAAATGATGGAAAGAGATCATTTTCACGAGCCGTATCGATTAGAACTCGTACCGCTATTACCATCTATTCGTAAATGTGCAAAAGAATTTGGTGCATATGGAACGGCGCTTAGCGGTGCGGGGCCATCCATTTTCATATTAACGCCGTATGAGAAGCGTCAAGAAATCGCTGAGCAATTAGCGAAAGTATTTACAGCTATGAAAGTATGTGAGCTTGAGATCGATCATAAGGGGATTACTGTAAATAAGGAAGAACATATTGGATTATAA
- the thrC gene encoding threonine synthase: MYKGLLKQYASYLPVNENTPDVSLMEGNTPLIPLLNISKQLGIQLYGKYEGANPTGSFKDRGMVMAVAKAKEEGSEAIICASTGNTSASAAAYAARLGMKCIIVIPEGKIAHGKLAQAVAYGAEIISIEGNFDDALKAVRNIAAEEQITLVNSVNPYRIEGQKTAAFEICDQLKNAPDVLAIPVGNAGNITAYWKGFCEYEKEKGYKKPRIHGFEAEGAAAIVKGHVIEAPETIATAIRIGNPASWSYAVEAAEQSNGEIDMVSDEEILHAYRLLAKTEGVFAEPGSNASLAGVIKHVQSGKIKKGETVVAVLTGNGLKDPDIAISSNKFDIASVSNDIEQIKDHIKGVIMS, encoded by the coding sequence ATGTATAAAGGATTATTAAAACAATATGCTTCTTATTTACCAGTGAATGAAAACACACCTGACGTAAGCTTAATGGAAGGGAATACACCCCTTATTCCATTATTAAATATATCAAAACAATTAGGGATTCAGTTATACGGGAAGTATGAAGGAGCGAATCCGACAGGCTCGTTTAAAGATCGTGGTATGGTAATGGCAGTTGCTAAGGCGAAAGAAGAAGGTTCGGAGGCAATCATTTGTGCATCAACAGGTAATACGTCAGCATCAGCTGCAGCATACGCGGCCCGCCTCGGAATGAAATGTATTATCGTAATCCCGGAAGGAAAGATTGCGCATGGGAAATTAGCACAAGCGGTCGCTTATGGAGCGGAAATTATTTCAATAGAAGGGAACTTCGATGATGCACTTAAGGCTGTAAGAAATATTGCTGCAGAGGAGCAAATTACATTAGTTAACTCGGTAAATCCTTACCGAATTGAAGGGCAAAAAACAGCAGCATTTGAAATTTGTGACCAGTTGAAAAATGCACCAGATGTTTTAGCTATCCCAGTTGGGAATGCGGGTAATATTACAGCATACTGGAAAGGTTTCTGTGAATATGAGAAAGAAAAAGGCTATAAGAAGCCAAGAATTCACGGTTTTGAAGCGGAAGGAGCAGCAGCAATTGTAAAAGGACATGTCATTGAGGCACCTGAAACAATCGCAACAGCGATTCGCATCGGTAATCCGGCAAGTTGGTCGTATGCAGTAGAGGCTGCCGAACAGTCTAATGGTGAAATAGATATGGTGTCAGATGAAGAAATATTACATGCGTATAGATTGTTAGCAAAAACGGAAGGGGTTTTTGCAGAGCCAGGATCGAATGCTTCATTAGCGGGCGTAATTAAACATGTTCAATCTGGGAAAATCAAAAAAGGCGAAACAGTTGTTGCAGTTTTAACTGGAAATGGTTTAAAAGATCCTGATATCGCAATTTCTTCTAATAAATTTGATATTGCAAGTGTGTCAAATGATATAGAACAAATTAAAGATCATATTAAAGGGGTGATTATGTCGTGA
- a CDS encoding aminoglycoside 6-adenylyltransferase — MRTEKEMLDLIINTAKEDERIRAVIMNGSRVNPNVKKDCFQDYDIIYVVKEVQPFTSNHNWIHRFGEIMIVQMPEEMSLVPADEDGKFPYLMQFMDGNRMDLMLVPVDLINKFIGQDSLSKLLLDKDNCIGEFPPASDKDYVIKKPTEKEFFDCCNEFWWCSTNVGKGLWREELSYAKGMLEGPMRDMLIVMIEWHIGMKTNFTVNTGKFGKHFEQYVEKDTWEQFRKTFSNAEYENIWESFFVMGDLFREVANEIANTYGYQYPQDDDDKVTSYLKHVKALPKDSTSIY, encoded by the coding sequence ATGAGAACTGAAAAAGAGATGCTAGACTTAATTATAAATACAGCAAAAGAGGATGAAAGAATTCGAGCTGTCATCATGAATGGATCACGTGTGAATCCGAATGTGAAAAAAGATTGTTTTCAAGACTATGATATTATTTATGTTGTAAAAGAAGTACAACCTTTTACATCTAATCATAATTGGATTCATAGATTTGGAGAAATAATGATTGTTCAAATGCCGGAAGAAATGTCGTTAGTTCCAGCAGATGAAGACGGGAAATTTCCGTATTTAATGCAGTTTATGGATGGAAACCGGATGGATTTAATGCTAGTTCCAGTGGATTTAATAAATAAATTTATTGGACAGGATAGTTTAAGTAAATTACTACTGGATAAAGACAATTGTATTGGAGAATTTCCGCCAGCAAGTGATAAAGATTACGTTATAAAAAAGCCTACAGAAAAAGAGTTTTTCGATTGCTGTAATGAATTTTGGTGGTGCAGCACAAATGTAGGGAAAGGGTTATGGCGCGAGGAACTTTCTTATGCGAAAGGAATGCTTGAAGGCCCAATGCGAGATATGTTAATCGTAATGATAGAATGGCATATTGGCATGAAAACAAATTTTACAGTGAATACCGGAAAGTTTGGTAAGCATTTCGAGCAATATGTTGAAAAAGATACGTGGGAGCAATTTAGAAAGACATTTTCAAATGCAGAATATGAAAATATATGGGAGTCATTCTTTGTAATGGGTGATTTATTTAGGGAAGTTGCGAACGAAATTGCTAACACATATGGATATCAATATCCGCAAGATGATGATGACAAAGTGACGAGTTATTTAAAACATGTGAAAGCTTTGCCGAAAGATAGTACATCGATTTATTAA
- a CDS encoding LCP family protein, with amino-acid sequence MSSELEQNTRSNKKRSKRKSIKWFILIPFFLLVFGGVGYGSFIYNKAKAVVSDAYAKIDKSSKRDKEVEPLKDNISILIMGVDGSEMRKSQYGEAVRTDALLLATINKDDKSVKLVSIPRDSRVYIPSRKKLDKITHAHVFGGVESTRDTVERFLNVPVDYYVKFNFESFVQIVDSIGGIDIDVPVTFTEQDSKDQAGMIHLEKGYQHLNGEQALALARTRKIDSDAMRGQRQQLVIEAIAKKAMSVQSISKMGSLLDAVDKNMKTNLTFDDMLAITKNMAGSDLQMEKMQIEGTDKRIGGIYYYIPNEKNVKDISNKLNEHLGVTPKPTRNE; translated from the coding sequence ATGAGCTCTGAATTAGAACAAAACACGAGAAGCAATAAAAAACGTTCTAAAAGAAAATCAATAAAATGGTTCATTTTAATTCCATTTTTCCTACTTGTTTTTGGAGGAGTAGGATATGGATCGTTTATATATAACAAAGCAAAAGCTGTTGTAAGTGATGCATATGCAAAAATTGATAAGTCATCAAAAAGGGACAAAGAAGTGGAACCCTTAAAGGATAATATTTCGATTTTAATCATGGGTGTCGACGGAAGCGAAATGAGAAAAAGCCAATATGGCGAAGCAGTTCGAACAGATGCACTTTTATTAGCGACAATTAATAAAGATGATAAATCCGTTAAATTAGTAAGTATTCCTCGTGATTCACGTGTTTATATTCCATCTAGAAAGAAATTAGATAAAATTACACACGCACACGTATTTGGCGGTGTTGAAAGTACAAGAGATACAGTGGAACGATTTTTAAATGTTCCAGTTGATTATTATGTGAAGTTTAACTTTGAGTCATTTGTACAAATTGTAGATTCAATTGGTGGTATTGATATTGATGTACCGGTTACTTTCACAGAACAAGATAGTAAAGACCAAGCAGGTATGATCCATTTAGAAAAAGGTTACCAACATTTAAATGGTGAACAAGCCCTTGCACTTGCTAGAACGCGTAAAATTGACAGTGATGCAATGCGTGGTCAAAGACAACAACTTGTAATTGAAGCAATTGCGAAAAAAGCAATGTCTGTTCAATCTATTAGTAAAATGGGCTCTCTACTTGATGCAGTTGATAAAAATATGAAAACAAACTTAACGTTTGATGATATGCTTGCTATTACGAAAAATATGGCTGGATCTGACCTGCAAATGGAAAAAATGCAAATAGAAGGAACGGATAAACGTATTGGTGGTATTTATTATTACATTCCAAACGAAAAAAATGTGAAAGATATTTCGAATAAGTTAAATGAGCATTTAGGTGTTACACCAAAACCAACTCGAAATGAATAA
- a CDS encoding pyridoxamine 5'-phosphate oxidase family protein: MGIESKEIKSIISTEEELRQILGQPSERALKKVISSLDHHCVDFLSKSPFLVLSTANKLGECDASPRGDAPGFVYVLNQNKIIIPERPGNRRIDSILNIISNPHVGLIFFIPGLGETLRINGKAYITNDEEILKEMQANGRNPLLGIVVEIEECYIHCAKAFIRSKMWDPESWLNKRELPSAAKMLMEHAKVNASEEEVARSLEESYTKRLY, from the coding sequence GTGGGGATAGAAAGTAAGGAAATAAAATCAATTATTTCAACAGAGGAAGAATTACGACAAATATTGGGGCAACCAAGTGAACGGGCTTTGAAAAAAGTTATTTCATCACTTGATCATCATTGTGTAGATTTTCTGTCTAAATCTCCTTTTTTAGTGTTATCTACTGCAAATAAATTAGGAGAGTGTGATGCTTCGCCGAGAGGAGATGCACCTGGATTTGTATATGTATTAAATCAAAATAAAATTATCATCCCTGAAAGACCGGGTAATCGTCGCATAGACTCTATTTTAAATATTATTTCGAATCCGCACGTAGGATTAATCTTTTTTATTCCTGGTCTTGGGGAAACACTCCGAATAAACGGTAAAGCATATATTACAAACGATGAAGAAATTTTGAAAGAAATGCAGGCTAATGGACGTAATCCGTTACTTGGAATCGTTGTTGAAATAGAAGAATGCTATATTCATTGCGCAAAAGCTTTTATTCGCTCTAAGATGTGGGATCCAGAATCTTGGTTAAATAAAAGAGAGTTACCTTCAGCAGCAAAAATGTTAATGGAACATGCGAAAGTGAATGCGTCAGAAGAGGAAGTTGCACGTTCTTTAGAAGAAAGTTATACGAAAAGATTGTATTGA
- a CDS encoding glycoside hydrolase has translation MKKMIAICLLTTISFSTLVGCDVKGNNAVQESKIKKATYKDFTYDVNPETFTLTVEHDGVKEQASQPLPKMKVSNLKKDKDHTSWEYPDQKVKVNLEKKKDHLNIEVESTGAESFTWPKVQAENYTLPLWEGKQIPSNDENWKKFLKDDSYSFAESFSMKFFALNGSKYSIVYIANNMFNNELKFHSDPKIGFDFTHEFPSINKNKTYGFQLYVTNNDAVSIAKLYKDNIIEKGEFKTLQEKARKNKEIEKLYGAGHFYFWNQNGLSESNVNWPKLREQINSPLFSHIKELIQKNSSEPGELNVFEQVSKQDFIDKYQKNVILRYVNEALSMKELYKEDIFPKVDQEASVLLKKGVDHLSKTELYSLNKHLLKSVLGDAVEEVSKWGNADGTDILKEMKEAGIEKAWIGLPNWEQGYMQPNFVTEAKKMGYLVGPYDSYHSIHEKGDKNWNTASFNDPSLYEEATVTKKNGEKVQGFLGRGRKLNPTLSLPSVKERMNDILQNGPKYNSWFIDCDATGEIYDDYSTKHLTTQEQDLKARLKRMDYIAQEKGMVVGSEGGNDFASSTIAFAHGIETPVIKWDDEDMRKNKTSPYYVGGYWSPNQNVPEKYAKQVPLKEEYKQVYLNPVYSVPLYKLVYNDSVITTHHWEWGSLKVKDEVGNRMLYELLYNVPPLYHLDEVEWNKHKKEITQHLKVWNEVHEKAVKEEMTNFAYLSEDKLVQSASYGKDIKIIVNFSNKDVEIEKTKVQAKSALINNNGKQMIYTPNEK, from the coding sequence ATGAAAAAAATGATAGCGATATGTCTTCTTACAACTATATCATTTTCGACTTTAGTCGGGTGTGATGTAAAAGGTAATAATGCTGTACAAGAGTCTAAAATAAAGAAAGCGACGTATAAAGATTTTACTTACGATGTAAATCCAGAGACTTTTACGTTAACTGTAGAACATGATGGTGTAAAGGAACAGGCATCACAACCGTTACCAAAAATGAAGGTATCGAATTTAAAAAAAGACAAGGATCATACATCGTGGGAATATCCAGATCAAAAAGTAAAAGTAAACTTAGAAAAGAAAAAAGATCACTTAAATATCGAAGTGGAATCGACTGGTGCAGAAAGCTTTACATGGCCGAAAGTACAAGCTGAAAATTATACACTTCCATTATGGGAAGGTAAGCAAATTCCAAGTAATGATGAGAATTGGAAGAAGTTTTTAAAGGATGATTCGTATTCATTTGCTGAATCATTTTCTATGAAGTTTTTTGCATTAAATGGTTCTAAATATTCGATCGTATATATTGCGAATAATATGTTTAATAATGAATTGAAATTTCATTCAGATCCGAAAATAGGGTTTGATTTTACACATGAATTCCCGAGTATAAATAAAAATAAAACATATGGCTTTCAATTATATGTGACAAATAATGATGCAGTAAGTATCGCAAAACTATACAAGGACAATATTATTGAAAAAGGTGAATTTAAAACATTACAAGAAAAGGCAAGAAAAAATAAAGAAATTGAAAAACTTTACGGTGCAGGTCATTTTTATTTTTGGAATCAAAATGGTTTATCAGAAAGTAATGTAAATTGGCCAAAGCTAAGGGAGCAAATAAATAGTCCGCTGTTTAGCCATATAAAAGAGCTTATTCAAAAGAATAGTTCAGAGCCTGGGGAACTGAATGTATTTGAACAAGTAAGTAAACAAGATTTCATTGATAAGTATCAAAAAAATGTTATTTTGCGTTATGTAAACGAAGCATTATCAATGAAGGAATTGTATAAAGAGGATATTTTCCCGAAAGTTGATCAGGAAGCTAGTGTGTTATTAAAGAAAGGTGTAGATCACTTATCGAAGACAGAGCTGTATAGCTTAAATAAACATTTACTAAAGTCAGTACTCGGTGATGCGGTTGAAGAAGTAAGTAAATGGGGTAATGCAGATGGAACGGATATACTAAAGGAAATGAAAGAGGCCGGGATAGAAAAGGCATGGATTGGTCTACCGAACTGGGAACAAGGATATATGCAACCTAATTTTGTTACAGAAGCTAAGAAAATGGGATATTTAGTTGGTCCGTATGATTCTTATCATTCCATTCATGAAAAAGGTGATAAAAATTGGAACACAGCTTCCTTTAATGATCCATCGTTATATGAAGAAGCAACTGTAACGAAGAAAAATGGAGAGAAAGTGCAAGGGTTTTTAGGGAGAGGCCGAAAATTAAATCCGACATTATCACTTCCTAGTGTAAAAGAACGAATGAACGATATATTACAAAATGGCCCTAAATATAATTCATGGTTTATTGATTGTGACGCGACGGGCGAAATTTATGATGATTATTCAACAAAACATTTAACGACACAAGAACAAGATTTAAAAGCACGATTAAAACGAATGGATTATATTGCACAAGAAAAAGGTATGGTAGTTGGCTCAGAGGGCGGAAATGATTTTGCGAGTAGTACGATTGCATTTGCTCATGGAATTGAAACGCCAGTTATTAAATGGGACGATGAAGATATGAGAAAAAACAAAACAAGCCCGTATTATGTAGGTGGATATTGGTCACCAAATCAAAATGTTCCCGAAAAATATGCAAAACAAGTACCGTTGAAAGAAGAATATAAGCAAGTATATTTAAATCCAGTATATTCGGTACCATTATATAAATTAGTATACAACGATTCCGTTATTACAACGCACCATTGGGAATGGGGAAGTTTGAAGGTGAAAGATGAAGTTGGAAATCGTATGTTATATGAGTTATTGTATAATGTTCCTCCGTTGTACCATTTAGATGAAGTAGAGTGGAATAAGCATAAAAAAGAAATTACACAGCATCTGAAAGTTTGGAATGAAGTTCATGAAAAAGCAGTAAAAGAAGAAATGACGAACTTTGCATATCTGTCAGAAGATAAGCTAGTACAATCTGCTTCATATGGAAAAGATATTAAAATTATTGTGAATTTCTCAAATAAAGATGTAGAAATAGAAAAAACGAAAGTACAAGCAAAATCAGCTTTAATTAATAATAATGGGAAGCAAATGATATACACACCAAATGAGAAATAA
- a CDS encoding peptidoglycan-N-acetylglucosamine deacetylase, which yields MYYFYSPEMFVPFQWGLERNVSYAYMPYNSFYYGDYISSLPYALHVPQNYEVQIKEDRGSWTPFSWVEKYAYAFSGPYNKAEVALTFDDGPDLVFTPKILDRLKQHNVKATFFLLGENAEKYPNVVKRIANEGHVIGNHTYSHPNLAKVNETEYRNQIIKTEEILKRLAGYAPKFIRPPYGEILENQLNWATEQNFMIVQWSVDTVDWKGVSADTITNNVLGNSFPGSVILQHSTPGGHLQGSVDALDKIIPQLKTKGARFVTLPSMFQTSKERK from the coding sequence ATGTATTATTTTTATTCACCAGAGATGTTCGTTCCATTTCAATGGGGATTAGAGCGAAATGTTTCGTATGCTTATATGCCATATAACTCATTTTATTATGGAGACTATATAAGTTCATTGCCATACGCTTTACATGTTCCTCAAAATTATGAAGTTCAAATAAAAGAAGATCGTGGATCATGGACACCATTTTCGTGGGTCGAAAAATATGCGTATGCATTTTCAGGACCATACAATAAAGCGGAAGTAGCTCTTACATTTGATGATGGACCAGATTTAGTATTTACGCCAAAAATTTTAGATAGGTTAAAACAACATAATGTGAAAGCTACTTTCTTCCTGCTTGGTGAAAATGCTGAAAAGTATCCGAACGTAGTAAAGCGTATTGCGAATGAAGGGCATGTAATTGGTAATCATACGTATAGTCATCCGAATTTAGCGAAAGTAAATGAGACAGAGTACCGGAATCAAATAATAAAAACAGAAGAAATATTAAAGCGTTTAGCTGGCTATGCTCCTAAATTTATACGTCCGCCTTATGGTGAAATACTTGAAAATCAATTGAATTGGGCGACTGAGCAAAATTTTATGATTGTACAGTGGAGTGTTGATACAGTTGATTGGAAAGGTGTAAGTGCTGATACGATTACAAATAATGTGTTAGGGAATTCATTTCCTGGTAGTGTCATACTGCAACATTCAACTCCAGGTGGGCATTTACAAGGATCTGTAGATGCACTAGACAAAATCATTCCGCAGTTAAAAACGAAAGGAGCACGTTTTGTAACACTTCCAAGTATGTTTCAGACATCTAAAGAGAGAAAATAA
- a CDS encoding homoserine dehydrogenase — translation MNNVINVGVLGLGTVGSGVVHILKEHYQKIALDTGYAVKVKAVVVRDLEKERDVCIDGIVVTSNVDEVLNDSNIDIVVEVMGGIEEAKQHIMKALQSKKHVVTANKDLMAVYGAELLQLANKNECDLCYEASVAGGIPILRGLTDGLASDQIEKIMGIVNGTTNYMLTKMSQNGWSYEEALQEAQKLGFAESDPTADVDGLDAARKVAILANLGFSMNVSLDDVQVRGIRKIEKEDLQMAEKLGFTMKLIGKAEKHGSAIHLSVEPTLLPSHHPLSNVNNEFNAVYVHGQAVGEVMFYGPGAGKLPTGSAVVSDIISIVKNMNQVPKNKSALKEPVPYELQGDEEVVSKYFLRISLRDEPGMLQQVTECFVNYSVSLKEVIQLPLNRELAEVVVVTHQTSKYQFERVLGAIEAVASEINSYYIIEEEKQYV, via the coding sequence ATGAATAATGTTATTAATGTTGGGGTATTAGGGTTAGGTACTGTCGGAAGTGGTGTTGTCCATATTTTGAAAGAACATTATCAAAAGATTGCTCTTGATACAGGATATGCAGTAAAGGTAAAGGCAGTCGTTGTACGTGATTTGGAAAAAGAACGTGATGTTTGCATTGATGGAATCGTAGTAACAAGTAATGTCGATGAAGTTCTAAATGATTCAAATATTGATATTGTAGTAGAGGTAATGGGCGGAATTGAAGAAGCGAAACAACATATTATGAAGGCTTTGCAAAGTAAGAAACATGTCGTAACAGCAAATAAAGATTTAATGGCCGTATACGGTGCGGAGCTTTTGCAATTGGCAAATAAAAATGAATGTGATTTATGTTATGAAGCAAGTGTAGCGGGTGGGATTCCAATATTAAGAGGATTAACAGACGGGTTAGCGTCGGATCAAATTGAAAAAATAATGGGAATTGTAAATGGAACAACAAATTACATGTTAACAAAGATGAGTCAAAATGGATGGTCGTATGAAGAGGCTTTACAGGAAGCACAAAAATTAGGATTCGCAGAATCAGATCCGACAGCAGATGTAGATGGACTAGATGCGGCGAGAAAAGTAGCAATCCTTGCGAACTTAGGGTTTTCGATGAATGTTTCTTTAGATGATGTGCAAGTAAGAGGGATTCGAAAGATCGAAAAAGAAGATTTACAAATGGCTGAAAAGTTAGGGTTTACTATGAAATTAATTGGTAAGGCGGAGAAACACGGATCAGCCATTCATTTAAGTGTGGAACCGACTTTATTACCAAGTCATCATCCGTTATCGAATGTAAATAATGAGTTCAATGCGGTGTATGTTCATGGCCAAGCAGTAGGAGAAGTGATGTTTTACGGGCCTGGAGCAGGGAAGTTACCGACTGGCTCTGCTGTAGTAAGTGATATTATTTCAATCGTTAAAAATATGAATCAAGTTCCGAAAAATAAAAGTGCGTTAAAAGAACCAGTGCCTTACGAATTACAAGGAGATGAAGAAGTTGTTTCGAAATATTTCTTACGTATTTCATTACGAGATGAGCCAGGGATGTTGCAACAAGTAACAGAATGTTTCGTTAATTATTCTGTAAGTTTAAAAGAAGTTATTCAATTACCTTTAAATAGGGAACTTGCAGAAGTCGTTGTTGTGACACATCAAACTTCAAAGTATCAATTTGAACGAGTTTTAGGAGCGATAGAAGCTGTCGCAAGTGAAATAAACAGTTACTATATTATTGAGGAGGAAAAACAATATGTATAA
- a CDS encoding SdpI family protein yields MDVLVNIGMSILIGVIFILAALILQKNPPTDINAAYGYRTKRSMKNKELWDAGNRYSAEVMKQNGFIMMLIGSVISILFRYTHTMIAIMIVMLLLIIRLFIRVEKRLKILEK; encoded by the coding sequence ATAGATGTACTAGTAAACATAGGAATGAGCATATTAATTGGTGTTATATTTATACTTGCTGCACTTATTCTTCAAAAAAATCCACCAACGGATATTAACGCAGCATATGGTTACCGTACGAAACGATCTATGAAAAATAAAGAATTATGGGATGCGGGTAACAGGTATAGTGCAGAAGTGATGAAACAAAATGGATTCATTATGATGTTAATTGGAAGTGTTATTAGTATACTGTTTAGATATACACATACAATGATAGCGATTATGATTGTTATGCTATTGTTAATCATACGTTTATTTATACGAGTAGAGAAAAGGTTAAAGATACTTGAGAAATAA
- a CDS encoding DUF6366 family protein yields the protein MSSKESPEEKREHIRQSELKNNPTGSLNDGLNRAESGSPVDITGGMNWKGTGILILVLVLGYIIYTYFFS from the coding sequence ATGAGTTCAAAAGAGTCACCAGAAGAAAAAAGAGAACACATAAGACAAAGTGAGTTAAAAAATAACCCTACCGGTTCTTTGAATGATGGGCTCAATAGAGCGGAATCAGGTAGCCCTGTTGATATAACAGGGGGCATGAATTGGAAAGGTACAGGGATATTAATTTTAGTGCTAGTTTTAGGATATATTATATACACTTACTTTTTCAGTTAA
- a CDS encoding NUDIX hydrolase: MTEWLTIFDTEGNTLGKKLRDEVHRDGDWHETFHCWFIEKDDEDMFLYFQLRSKNKKEAPGIWDITSAGHIMHDEDVQIGGLREIEEELGLSFQTTDLAYKGIFKIDYEISNLIDREFCHMYFHNVIKPLSFAPGEEVDDVMKVHATSFLQLLKRDISSLTTISALNSKPITITFEDIYPYDLEYYEFVVEQGKELLKNNSL, from the coding sequence ATGACAGAGTGGTTAACGATATTTGATACTGAAGGAAATACACTTGGAAAAAAATTACGTGATGAAGTGCATCGCGATGGCGATTGGCACGAAACATTTCATTGCTGGTTTATAGAAAAAGATGATGAAGATATGTTCTTATATTTCCAATTGCGCTCTAAAAATAAAAAAGAAGCTCCGGGTATATGGGATATTACTTCAGCTGGACATATTATGCATGATGAAGATGTACAAATTGGTGGCCTACGTGAAATTGAAGAAGAATTGGGGCTTTCCTTTCAAACTACTGATTTAGCATACAAAGGAATCTTTAAAATAGATTATGAAATTTCAAACCTTATTGATCGTGAGTTTTGTCATATGTATTTTCACAATGTAATAAAACCACTTTCATTTGCACCAGGTGAAGAAGTAGACGATGTGATGAAAGTACATGCAACATCTTTTCTACAACTATTAAAAAGAGATATTTCATCTTTAACGACTATTTCTGCTCTAAACAGTAAACCGATAACGATAACATTTGAAGATATTTATCCATATGACCTTGAATACTATGAATTTGTTGTAGAACAAGGAAAAGAATTGCTAAAAAATAATAGTTTGTAA